The following are encoded in a window of Impatiens glandulifera chromosome 5, dImpGla2.1, whole genome shotgun sequence genomic DNA:
- the LOC124940285 gene encoding peroxiredoxin-2-like, which yields MKAWAKTYPENKHVKFLADGSGTYTHALGLELDLTEKGLGVRSRRFALLVEDLKVKAANIESGGEFTVSSAEDILKAL from the coding sequence ATGAAAGCTTGGGCCAAGACATATCCTGAAAACAAGCATGTGAAGTTCCTTGCCGATGGTTCAGGAACCTACACCCATGCCCTTGGCCTCGAACTAGACCTCACTGAGAAAGGGCTCGGTGTGCGCTCCCGCAGGTTTGCGCTGCTTGTTGAAGATCTGAAAGTGAAGGCTGCAAACATTGAATCCGGTGGTGAATTCACTGTTTCAAGTGCTGAGGATATTCTCAAGGCTCTATGA
- the LOC124940315 gene encoding peroxiredoxin-2B-like, with the protein MAPITVDESIPDGTLAYFDENDQLQEISIHSLASGKKIIIFAVPGAFTPTCSMKHVPGFIEHAEAFKSKGVDEILCISVNDPFVMKAWAKTYPENKHVKFLADGSGTYTHALGLELDLTEKGLGVRSRRFALLVEDLKVKAANIESGGEFTVSSAEDILKAL; encoded by the exons ATGGCTCCAATAACGGTTGACGAATCAATTCCTGATGGTACACTCGCATACTTCGATGAGAACGATCAGCTCCAAGAGATCTCCATCCATTCCCTCGCCTCCGGCAAGAAAATCATCATCTTCGCCGTTCCCGGTGCTTTCACCCCTACCTGCAG CATGAAGCATGTGCCTGGTTTCATCGAGCATGCAGAAGCGTTCAAGTCAAAGGGTGTTGATGAAATCTTGTGCATCAGTG TGAATGACCCATTTGTGATGAAAGCTTGGGCCAAGACATATCCTGAAAACAAGCATGTGAAGTTCCTTGCCGATGGTTCAGGAACCTACACCCATGCCCTTGGCCTCGAACTGGACCTCACTGAGAAAGGGCTCGGTGTGCGCTCCCGCAGGTTTGCGCTGCTTGTTGAAGATCTGAAAGTGAAGGCTGCAAACATTGAATCCGGTGGTGAATTCACTGTTTCAAGTGCTGAGGATATTCTCAAGGCTCTGTGA
- the LOC124940363 gene encoding peroxiredoxin-2B-like gives MAPITVDESIPDGTLAYFDENDQLQEISIHSLASGKKIIIFAVPGAFTPTCSMKHVPGFIEQAEALKSKGVDEILCISVNDPFVMKAWAKTYPENKHVKFLADGSGTYTHALGLELDLTEKGLGVRSRRFALLVEDLKVKAANIESGGEFIVSSAEDILKAL, from the exons ATGGCTCCAATAACGGTCGATGAATCAATTCCTGATGGTACACTCGCTTACTTCGACGAGAACGATCAGCTCCAAGAGATCTCCATCCATTCCCTCGCCTCCGGCAAGAAAATCATCATATTCGCTGTTCCCGGTGCTTTCACCCCTACCTGCAG CATGAAGCATGTGCCTGGTTTCATCGAGCAAGCAGAAGCGCTCAAGTCAAAGGGTGTTGATGAAATCTTGTGCATCAGCG TGAATGACCCATTTGTGATGAAAGCTTGGGCCAAGACATATCCTGAAAACAAGCATGTGAAGTTCCTTGCCGATGGTTCAGGAACCTACACCCATGCCCTTGGCCTCGAACTGGACCTCACTGAGAAAGGGCTCGGTGTGCGCTCCCGCAGGTTTGCGCTGCTTGTTGAAGATCTGAAAGTGAAGGCTGCAAACATTGAATCCGGTGGTGAATTCATTGTTTCAAGTGCTGAGGATATTCTCAAGGCTCTATGA